Genomic segment of Catenibacterium mitsuokai:
ATAACACCTACAATTTCCTTACCCATCTTGATATAACCACTTCTACCTGGGTGGAAATCCTTATTGTCTGCTTCTACCTTTTCAAAAGTATAACGTGATTCTTCAATACATAATTTCTTGAATAATGTTTCTACGAAACCTTTCACAAGATAGAAATCAACGGCTTCCTTCTTACCCATCCAAGGAACATTGACATAGTCTCCACTTACTGCAATTGCTAAGTTAGATACTTCCTTGTCAGAATATGTATTCGCAATTTCAAAGATGTTAACATCCTTATTTGAATGTGCATTGTTGTAATGAATTGTCTGTAAAAGAGAACCAATAAGCGATTTTCTTGCAGCGCTTCTTTCTTCACCTAAAGGACTCATTAACTTAACTGTATTGTCTAAAGAATGGAATAAGTTGAATTCATTGACAGTTGCTTCACTTGTTAATGTATAAGTTAATGTTTCATGTAAACCAAGGTCTACAAGTGTATGTCTAATTAACTGTTCTTTAGACTGTTTTGGTGTTAAGACACCATCTGTCATATTCATAACTGGTAAAGTAGTTGGAAGATTATCATATCCATAGATACGTGCGACTTCTTCCACTAAATCTGCATCCATAGTAATATCATTACGATATGTAGGAACAGTTACAGTAAATAATTCATCTTCTAATGTATATTCAAAGCATAAGCTATCGAAGATATCAGATACTTCTTTTACAGTTAATGAAGTACCAAGTAAGCCGTTTACTCTTGATAATTCGATAGTGACAGTTTTTCTTGTTTCATCAAGAGGTGTATGTACTGTTTCATAAATAGTTTCAGCATCCGCAAACTGTACTAATAAATCAGTGCAGCGATCTAATACCTTTAATGAACTCATTGTATCAATAGCACCCTTGATATAATGCTGTGATGCATCTGTTAATAAGTTCATACGTCTTGCTGTATTTCTTAATGCAGCACCATCAAAAGTTGCTGCTTCGATAACGATATTTTTAGTATTCTCATCAATCTTAGTGTCATTACCACCCATAACACCAGCAACACAGCCAATGCCATCATCAGTTGATACAATAACATCTTCAGGTAAGATTTCATATTCATTTTCATCAAGAAGAACAGCCTTCTGATTGAATCCAGTCTTTATGACGAAAGCCTTCTTTACAAGCTTATCATAGTCATACATATGAATAGGCTGACCTGTTTCAACCATGACGAAGTTTGAGATATCTACAATATTATTAATAGGCTTGATACCTGATGCAAGAAGTGCATTCTGCATCCATTTAGGTGATTCTTTAGTTGTTACACCCTTCACTAATTTAGCACCAAAGAATGAGCATAAAGGAGTTTCTACATGAACTTCAATTTCACTCTTTTCTTCAGGATATTTCTTGATTTCTGGTAAAGTAACTTTTCTACCTAATACAGCAGCTGCTTCATAAGCTAAAGACTGCATAGCCATACAATCAGCTCTATTTGGCGTTAAACCAATATCAAGAATATAATCATCTAAACCAAGATAAGTTAGTGCTTCTGTCCCTACTGGTGCATCTTCTGGTAATACATGAATACCAGCTTTATCTTCTTCTTTTAATAAACGGCTATCTAATCCAAGTTCTGCAATAGAACAGATCATACCATCAGACTTTTCGCCTCTAATAGCACCTGAAGAAATCTTACCACCTTCAAGTTCACATCCTGGTAATGCCACAATAACCTTTTCACCAGCAGCCACATTAGGTGCACCACATACAATTTGTCTTACTTCACCAGGGGCAGTTTCTACCTGACAGATATGAAGATGGTCAGAATTAGGATGTTCAATACATTCCTTTACATAACCAACAACAAGCTTAGTTCCTTTTGCAAGAGGTCCTTGTCCTTCTACTTCTAATCCAATACGAGTGATCTTTTCTGCAAGTTCTGCAGGATCTTGATCATCTACTTTCACATATCTATTTAATAAATGTAAACTAGCTAACATATACTACTCCTTTCTTTCGAACTGTTCTAAGAATCTTAAGTCATTATTGTAGAAATCACGGATATTATCAATATCATATTTCAACATAGCAACTCTTTCTAGTCCGATACCAAATGCAAATCCCTGGTATTCCTTAGGATCAAATCCACACATTTCTAAGACATGAGGGTTAACCATACCAGCACCTAATACTTCAATCCATCCAGTACCTTTACACATAGCACAGCCCTTACCGCCACAGTTGGCACAAGAGATATCTACTTCTACACTTGGTTCTGTGAATGGGAAATAAGAAGGTCTTAAACGAATTTCACGCTTTTCACCAAACATCTTCTTAGCGAAAACATCTAATGTACCCTTTAAATCACCCATAGTGATATTCTTATCGATGACGAGTCCTTCACACTGCATGAACTGATGTGAATGAGTGGCATCATCATCATCACGACGGTATGTTTTACCAGGGCAGATAACCTTGATAGGACCTTTACCCTTTGCTTCTAACATAACATGTGCCTGTACAGGAGAAGTATGTGTTCTCATTAATGTATTTTCATCAATATAGAATGTATCCTGCATATCTCTTGCAGGGTGTCCTTTAGGTAAGTTCATTAATTCGAAGTTGAAATGATCTGATTCTACTTCAGGTCCTTCAGCTACCTTATATCCCATACCTAGGAATAATTCTTCTAAGTCTTCCTTAACACGTGTTAAAGGATGTACAGATCCTACTGGTAAGCGATTACCTGGTAAAGAGATATCAATATCTTCTGCAAGTAAACGTTCATTTAAAGCTTTTTCTTCTAAATAAGCTTTCTTTTCTTCAATAGCCTGTCCAATTTCCTGTTTAGTCTTATTTGAAACCTGTCCAAATGTTTTTCTTTCTTCAGGAGCCATAGTCTTCATTGATTTCATAGCAGCCTGAATAGGTCCTTTTTTACCAAGATAGAATACACGTAAGTCATTTAATTCTTTCGCATCAGCACATGCAGAAATTTTAGCAAGTGCTTCTTCCTGGATTTTTAATAATTCATCCATAACTTTCCTCCTTAAAAAAATAAAAAAGCCGTTCCAATAGGAACGACTTAAATCGCGGTACCATCCTAAATTCATATAGTATACACTATATGCACTTTATCACTTATAACGTCAGTGTTACGGCGGGGATTAGCCGCACTCCAAGGTGAATTCAATAATATCTTATAAGAAGATTTTCACCTGTCTCTTCCTCTCTCAATATAAGTATATTACATACTAGTCCTTTTCTTCGTGTTCTCAAGTATTATACCTAATTATTCGGAAAAAGACAAGATGAAATCTAATCTATCGAACAATCCGTCCTTTTTTTGCATTTTATATGCATCTCTAATAGTTATTCATCTGTAATTACATAATCTTTCCAAAACAACAAAAGCATTTTTTTAAATTCACAATCATCCAAATTTGGAAAATCTTTTACTTCTGAATATATCTTTTCTTTCCAAAATAATTCTTCAGACATTGTATGCTGCATTGAATACTTATTTAAAACCAACATAATTTTGTTCCTTGTCAGAAAAGAAATATCATGTTCTAAACAAAATAAACTTGTTGACTGAATTTCTTCTCCATATATTTCATGTAAAGCCGAAATCAATAATCTATTTTGTTGATATAATTTTTCCATTGATAATTTATAATCGTCTTCTCTCATATTAAAATAATGTCCCTTCTAATAACGGTTTTAATGCTTTTGTTATAGGTGTAAAAAATTTATTTATATTTTTTGCTACAGTTTTACCAGCCACCTTTTCAGCAAAATCAACTAATCTTGCCTTATTATTTATAGCTTTTTTTGCGATTTTTGTAAAAATATTACGTGAATTTTGATTTACAATATAATCACTTTCTTCTATCGGTTCCATATATTCAGTTTCATATTCTATTGTATTTATAGCATATACTGTCATTGGAAACAATGTAAAAAGCAGAGCTGCAAGCAGTCGATAAACACAAACCACCTACAACAATCATATTTTTCATAAAATTTTTTCTTTCTTTTATTTCACCATTTTTTATATCATCATATACATTAATTTTCAATAAGAACTATTGATTACAAAATCCATTTCTGAAATCTAATCTATCGGACAAGCCGAAAGCAAGGAAAATAGTAATTACACATACATTTCATGTAGATTTTTTATAAATTGAAACCCCCTTTCATTTGTTTCATATTTGTATTATGATACTTGAAGAAAGGGCGTATATAAAAATGAAATTTTCAAAAAGAATGGATCTCTTCGGAGAAAGCATCTTCACTACACTCGCAAATATGCGTAGTGAAAGAAAAAAACAAGGACTAGAAGTCATTGATTTGAGTATTGGAGCACCTAATATTCCTCCAACTCAGGAAGTCATGGAAACAATCGCAAATGAGGCAATGAAGCCAGAAAACTATCTTTATGCGATTAAGGATGCCGTTGATCTTCAAAACACTGTAAAAGAATGGTATAAAAGAAGATACGGTGTCACTATTGATCCCAAAACTGAAATGACATCATTACTTGGATCTCAGGATGGCTTAGCACATCTTGCTTTAACTTTAGTAGATGAAGGTGATATTGTACTTGTCCAGGATCCATGTTATCCAATCTTTAGAGATGGACCACTACTTGCTGGAGCTAAAGTTGTTACTATGCCTTTATTAAAGGAAAATGATTATTTAATTGATTTTGACATGATTGATGAAAAGACTGCACAGGATGCAAAGTATATGATTGTGTCTTATCCAAATAACCCAACATGTGGTGTTGCGAATGATGAATTCTATAAGAAACTCATTGTCTTCGCAAAGAAACACAACATCATGGTTCTTCATGATAATGCCTATAGTGAATTATTGTTTGAAGGACCCGGACACAGCTTCTTAGAGTTTGAAGGTGCTAAGGATGTGGGTATTGAATTCAACTCATTAAGTAAGACATATGGTTTAGCAGGTGCACGTATTGGTTTTGCACTTGGTAATAAAGAAATCATTGGAAAACTGAAATCATTAAAATCTAATCTAGATTATGGTATGTTCTTACCAGTTCAAAAAGGTGCGATTAAAGCATTAACACAGGATCAATCATGTGTAGAAAAAACAAGAAATGCTTATAAACATAGAAGAGACTTATTAGTCAATGGCTGTAAGTCTATTGGCTGGGATATCGATATGCCTAAGGGTACTATGTTTGTATGGGCAAAGATTCCTGATAAGTTTAAAGATTCTGAAACTTTTGTAAAGGAACTATTTGATAAAACAGGTGTTCTTGTGGTACCAGGTAATGCATTTGGCACTCAAGGTGAAGGTTATGTACGTATGGCTCTTGTACAAAGCGATGATACAATAGAACATGCATTAGACATGATGGATAAAAGCGGACTATTTAAATAGCCCGCTTTTTTTAAATAATATAAGGAATAAAAATCATCAAGCCAATAATAGCTGAAATGATTGCACTGATTAAAACAGCACCTGCTGCAGCGTCTTTAGAGAGCTTTGCAAGAGGATGAATATCTGGTGAGGCTAAGTCCACCACGGCTTCAATTGCTGTATTGACAAGTTCTAATGACAAAACAAGCGCAAATAGAATAAGACAGATCATCCATTCAATCTTCGTAATATGGAAATAGAAACCACATAAGATAACTGCACACATAAAAGAAAGATGTATTTTGATATTACGTTCCTTCTTTATTGTATGGATAATGCCTTCAAAGGCATGCTGAAAAGATTTTAAAAGAGATTGTCTAGTATGTGACATCAAATCTTCTCTCTCCTTTTTCTACAGGGATATCTTCCACTTCTATATCTGTGATATCTATCCATTGTTCATTTTTCATTTTATTGATAAAACGATTGATCTGTTCTATTTCTCCCTGTACTTCTGCTTCTACACGTCCATCAAAGAGATTTCTAACCCAGCCAGTAAGTCCTAACTGAGTCGCATTCATCTGTGCTCTAAAACGAAATCCAACAGCTTGTACTCTTCCTGAAAAATAGATATGCTGTCTAATCATAATGAGACCTCCTTAAATGTATACATCACAATACCTGCCGCTACACCAACATTAAGTGATTCCATTGTATCAATAGGAATATAAAGAGAGGCATCAGACATCGCAATTGTTTCATCTCTCACACCATTCCCTTCATTCCCCATAACAAATGCCATCTTATCTGTTGATTTAATATCATCAATAGAAGACGCATTATGTAAGCTTGTCGCAATGACACGTACCCCTAACTTCTGTAGTTCTGGAATAACATGATGCAAATCATCACGGACAATATCTAAATGAAAAACAGCCCCCTGAGTAGAACGCAATGCCTTATCATTGTATAAGTCTACACAATCAGGACTCATGACAATCTGTTTAAAGCCAAAGGCAAGTGCTGAACGAAGGATAGTTCCTAAGTTTCCTGGATCCTGTACACCATCTAAAATCAAGACACGATCATAATGTTTTAAAATATTATCCTTCTTATGGCATACAGCCATAATAGGCTGTGGTGTTTTAGTATAAGAGAGCTTTTCCATGACAGAATCAGACACAACAAGTACTTTATCCTGTCCTTCTAATGATTCATCTGTACTAATAACCAAGTCACATAGTCCTGCTTTTTTTGCTTCTTCTACCATGTGGAATCCATCCACTAGAAAAAGTCCTTTTTCATCTCTTGTTTTCTTGTTCTTTAATTTTACAAGGTCTTTAATTGTTTTATTATTCACTGATTGAATCATACATGCTTTTCCTCCAATATTTTCATACGTTTCTTATAATCAGGCATTCTCTTTTTGACTTCTGCATAGAATCGAGGAGAATGATTTGGTTCAATAAAATGACATAACTCATGCACAATTACATAATCAATCAACTCTTTATCTAAATAGACTAAAGAGAAATTAAATGTCACAAAGTTCAATTGATCATAACAGCTGCCCCATCTTCCTTTATATTGTTTAATTTGTATACGTGGCATAGGTCGATTAAATAAAGGAAGATATTCTGATGTTCTCTTTTTTAAATATTCATAGAGTATCTGAGAAAGATATATACTTAACGCATTTTCTATATACGAAGTATACACGTAGATACTATCTCCATGAATTGCACATTGTTTCTTCTTAATATCTCTGACAACTATTTGATATTTCTTACCAAAGATATAGACATACCCATCCTCTCTTAGATCAAAATAAGGAACATAGGAAGATAATCGTGCATATAAATCCTCTTCATTTTCATAGATTAAATCACGAATATACTTCTCACTCGTACCAACAGGTGCACTGACTTCTAAATAATTATCTCTGATCTTCACTCTGATTGTTTTCATCTTCTTAAATGAAACAATACAGGGGTATATATGTCCTTTTAATTCAATATTCCATTTTACTCTCTGCATTTTCTTATAAACTCTTCAAATATTTTCTGACTTTCTTTCTCTGTACACATAAACTCAGGATGCCATTGTACACCCCATACAAACTTCTTATTAGGTGCATAACATGATTCGACTAAACCATCTTCACTTATGGCCATAGGTTGTAAATCATTTCCTAGTTCTTTGATTGCTTGATGGTGACAGCTATTGACTGGCAGAATAGTTTTATTAAATAGACTCTTTAATGGTGTATCCTCTACAAGAGTAACTGTATGCTGCTTATTGTCATAAGGTGGTTTCATTCTGTGAGTTATAGTACTTTTATATTCTGATGGTAAGTCCTGATATAATGTTCCACCACATAATACATTAAGTAACTGATGCCCTCTACATATTCCTAATATTGGTTTATTTAAAGCATATACTTCTTTAAATAATTGACTTTCTAATGTGTCTCTATAAGGTGTTAAATCTCCACAATTTTCCTTCTTTTCTTCATGATAATAAGCAGGATCTATATCTGGTCCGCCAGTAAAAAGAAAACCATCAAAGTTCTCTGATAATTGTTTAATATCTTCTATATTTTCAATAAAAGGTAACATCACAGGAATACCTCCTGCATTCATAATACCTTTCAAATATCCTGGAAGCATCCAATAACTATCTTTTTTCTCATCAAATAAAGGTAATATTCCGATAATAGGTTTCATATAAATCAACCTCCAGAAACTATTATAAATAGTAAAAGAGCCTCTTTCAAGAGACTCTATTCATGACATATTGCCTTAATTTCTTCTAGATGTTCTAAAGCAAGTGCATAACCATAATCATAGATTCTTTGAATCTTATCTAAATCCTTTTCCATAGAATCAATTATGACTTCTTCTGTTGGTCTGAATACAAGTGCCTTGCCTTCTTTTTCTAGCTTGTCAATATAGTCTAATGTTTCATTATAGTTGATATGACGTGAAAGCAGGGCATCTTTAAGAAGTGGGTATTTACGAGACACAACCTGTGCTGCAAATTTAGTTGAAAAATTGAGTGTCTTCTTATAGCCCTTTGGTCTAGTAAGAATAATCAGAAGTTTCTTATTACCATCTTCTATTGCTTTCTTTACAGGAATAGAATCTGCAATACCACCATCAAAATATTCATTCTCACCTATTTTGATTGCAGGAAATACAATAGGAATAGCACATGTTGCCTTTAATACTGTACAATGACGATCTATTTTATGACCCTCTATATATTCTGCTTTTCCTGTATTCGCATTTGTGACACCTACAAGTACTTTTGTATGAGACTTATAAAATGTATCATAATCAAAAGGATTAAGTTCATTAGACATTGTTTCATAAGCAAACTTTAAACCAAATAAAGAATGATCCGTCTTATAGTTTCTAAGACCAATATAACGAGGATCATGACGATACGTTTTTAGTATCTCAAGATTTCTTCTAGGCTGTTTTGATACATAAGAAACACCATCAGTGATCCCTGCACTTACACCTATACAATAATCAAACATAATATCATGATCATTCAAACAATCCATAATACCACATGAAAAGATTGGTCTAAATGTACCACCTTCTAAAACAATTCCACTCATATACTTATTCCTCCTCAAATAAAGACATTGACTCTGCTGAGTTAACATCTACTATTTTATGGAAATACTCCTTCTGTGTCAAATCCCCCTTCACGACTTGCTTTGCAATGACACCATCTTTAATGTAAAGCAGTTTCTGTGAATAACTGGCAATCATTGGATCATGAGTCACCATA
This window contains:
- the pheT gene encoding phenylalanine--tRNA ligase subunit beta; translation: MLASLHLLNRYVKVDDQDPAELAEKITRIGLEVEGQGPLAKGTKLVVGYVKECIEHPNSDHLHICQVETAPGEVRQIVCGAPNVAAGEKVIVALPGCELEGGKISSGAIRGEKSDGMICSIAELGLDSRLLKEEDKAGIHVLPEDAPVGTEALTYLGLDDYILDIGLTPNRADCMAMQSLAYEAAAVLGRKVTLPEIKKYPEEKSEIEVHVETPLCSFFGAKLVKGVTTKESPKWMQNALLASGIKPINNIVDISNFVMVETGQPIHMYDYDKLVKKAFVIKTGFNQKAVLLDENEYEILPEDVIVSTDDGIGCVAGVMGGNDTKIDENTKNIVIEAATFDGAALRNTARRMNLLTDASQHYIKGAIDTMSSLKVLDRCTDLLVQFADAETIYETVHTPLDETRKTVTIELSRVNGLLGTSLTVKEVSDIFDSLCFEYTLEDELFTVTVPTYRNDITMDADLVEEVARIYGYDNLPTTLPVMNMTDGVLTPKQSKEQLIRHTLVDLGLHETLTYTLTSEATVNEFNLFHSLDNTVKLMSPLGEERSAARKSLIGSLLQTIHYNNAHSNKDVNIFEIANTYSDKEVSNLAIAVSGDYVNVPWMGKKEAVDFYLVKGFVETLFKKLCIEESRYTFEKVEADNKDFHPGRSGYIKMGKEIVGVIGQVHPAKAKAYEVNDTYVAELNLTAILALRTRALKFKAIPLYPAVSRDIALVVDSKVPAADVVKTIKRASKQLVKSAEVFDVYEGEHMEEGKKSLAISLLFQDPSRTLDDATINSAMEKILEACKKDHNAVLRG
- the pheS gene encoding phenylalanine--tRNA ligase subunit alpha, whose protein sequence is MDELLKIQEEALAKISACADAKELNDLRVFYLGKKGPIQAAMKSMKTMAPEERKTFGQVSNKTKQEIGQAIEEKKAYLEEKALNERLLAEDIDISLPGNRLPVGSVHPLTRVKEDLEELFLGMGYKVAEGPEVESDHFNFELMNLPKGHPARDMQDTFYIDENTLMRTHTSPVQAHVMLEAKGKGPIKVICPGKTYRRDDDDATHSHQFMQCEGLVIDKNITMGDLKGTLDVFAKKMFGEKREIRLRPSYFPFTEPSVEVDISCANCGGKGCAMCKGTGWIEVLGAGMVNPHVLEMCGFDPKEYQGFAFGIGLERVAMLKYDIDNIRDFYNNDLRFLEQFERKE
- a CDS encoding aminotransferase class I/II-fold pyridoxal phosphate-dependent enzyme, with translation MKFSKRMDLFGESIFTTLANMRSERKKQGLEVIDLSIGAPNIPPTQEVMETIANEAMKPENYLYAIKDAVDLQNTVKEWYKRRYGVTIDPKTEMTSLLGSQDGLAHLALTLVDEGDIVLVQDPCYPIFRDGPLLAGAKVVTMPLLKENDYLIDFDMIDEKTAQDAKYMIVSYPNNPTCGVANDEFYKKLIVFAKKHNIMVLHDNAYSELLFEGPGHSFLEFEGAKDVGIEFNSLSKTYGLAGARIGFALGNKEIIGKLKSLKSNLDYGMFLPVQKGAIKALTQDQSCVEKTRNAYKHRRDLLVNGCKSIGWDIDMPKGTMFVWAKIPDKFKDSETFVKELFDKTGVLVVPGNAFGTQGEGYVRMALVQSDDTIEHALDMMDKSGLFK
- a CDS encoding diacylglycerol kinase family protein yields the protein MSHTRQSLLKSFQHAFEGIIHTIKKERNIKIHLSFMCAVILCGFYFHITKIEWMICLILFALVLSLELVNTAIEAVVDLASPDIHPLAKLSKDAAAGAVLISAIISAIIGLMIFIPYII
- a CDS encoding acylphosphatase, yielding MIRQHIYFSGRVQAVGFRFRAQMNATQLGLTGWVRNLFDGRVEAEVQGEIEQINRFINKMKNEQWIDITDIEVEDIPVEKGERRFDVTY
- a CDS encoding TrmH family RNA methyltransferase, which gives rise to MIQSVNNKTIKDLVKLKNKKTRDEKGLFLVDGFHMVEEAKKAGLCDLVISTDESLEGQDKVLVVSDSVMEKLSYTKTPQPIMAVCHKKDNILKHYDRVLILDGVQDPGNLGTILRSALAFGFKQIVMSPDCVDLYNDKALRSTQGAVFHLDIVRDDLHHVIPELQKLGVRVIATSLHNASSIDDIKSTDKMAFVMGNEGNGVRDETIAMSDASLYIPIDTMESLNVGVAAGIVMYTFKEVSL
- a CDS encoding M48 family metallopeptidase — translated: MQRVKWNIELKGHIYPCIVSFKKMKTIRVKIRDNYLEVSAPVGTSEKYIRDLIYENEEDLYARLSSYVPYFDLREDGYVYIFGKKYQIVVRDIKKKQCAIHGDSIYVYTSYIENALSIYLSQILYEYLKKRTSEYLPLFNRPMPRIQIKQYKGRWGSCYDQLNFVTFNFSLVYLDKELIDYVIVHELCHFIEPNHSPRFYAEVKKRMPDYKKRMKILEEKHV
- a CDS encoding gamma-glutamyl-gamma-aminobutyrate hydrolase family protein, translated to MKPIIGILPLFDEKKDSYWMLPGYLKGIMNAGGIPVMLPFIENIEDIKQLSENFDGFLFTGGPDIDPAYYHEEKKENCGDLTPYRDTLESQLFKEVYALNKPILGICRGHQLLNVLCGGTLYQDLPSEYKSTITHRMKPPYDNKQHTVTLVEDTPLKSLFNKTILPVNSCHHQAIKELGNDLQPMAISEDGLVESCYAPNKKFVWGVQWHPEFMCTEKESQKIFEEFIRKCRE
- a CDS encoding patatin-like phospholipase family protein — its product is MSGIVLEGGTFRPIFSCGIMDCLNDHDIMFDYCIGVSAGITDGVSYVSKQPRRNLEILKTYRHDPRYIGLRNYKTDHSLFGLKFAYETMSNELNPFDYDTFYKSHTKVLVGVTNANTGKAEYIEGHKIDRHCTVLKATCAIPIVFPAIKIGENEYFDGGIADSIPVKKAIEDGNKKLLIILTRPKGYKKTLNFSTKFAAQVVSRKYPLLKDALLSRHINYNETLDYIDKLEKEGKALVFRPTEEVIIDSMEKDLDKIQRIYDYGYALALEHLEEIKAICHE